One genomic region from Candidatus Rokuibacteriota bacterium encodes:
- a CDS encoding VOC family protein yields MLPAPGFHHLHLNSVDPDAAIDFYVRQFPTSAKASWGGLPALAAPNDVLVLFSRVATAPATSPQSAIWHFGWHATDARASLESYKSRPDVTLLPLYTTDEGGSVFMSSDTWPSAGRTPGLTKAQIAEAKVIGVQPTRTGGFGYMRGPDNALVEYAGNHPAERFNHVHMYQDDPFCAQLWYQKHLNAPVFAGRTSQTPLTEATCKVARGPDRTWPALDRDGMFRAPSAAVVFGDVALPWYVRQSDRPLVSSRGHLYDHIALSVADLDAWVAKLRSERVTFLGEPYELGDTRAVMIEGPSREALELVEIA; encoded by the coding sequence ATGCTTCCGGCTCCGGGTTTCCATCACCTCCACCTGAACTCCGTCGATCCCGATGCCGCGATCGACTTCTATGTCCGGCAGTTTCCGACCTCCGCGAAGGCGAGCTGGGGCGGCCTGCCGGCGCTCGCGGCACCGAACGACGTCCTGGTCCTGTTCAGCCGGGTCGCCACCGCGCCCGCGACGTCGCCGCAGAGCGCGATCTGGCATTTCGGCTGGCATGCCACGGACGCGCGCGCGAGCCTCGAATCGTACAAGAGCCGACCGGACGTCACGCTCTTGCCTCTCTACACCACGGATGAAGGCGGGTCGGTGTTCATGAGTAGCGACACCTGGCCGAGCGCCGGCCGCACGCCCGGCTTGACGAAGGCGCAGATCGCGGAGGCCAAGGTTATCGGTGTCCAGCCGACCCGCACGGGCGGCTTCGGCTACATGCGGGGTCCCGACAATGCGCTCGTGGAATACGCCGGCAACCATCCGGCCGAGCGCTTCAACCACGTGCACATGTACCAGGACGATCCGTTCTGCGCGCAGCTCTGGTACCAGAAGCACCTCAACGCGCCGGTCTTCGCGGGGCGCACCAGTCAGACGCCACTGACCGAAGCCACCTGCAAGGTGGCGCGCGGCCCCGATCGCACCTGGCCGGCGCTCGACCGGGACGGGATGTTCCGCGCGCCGTCGGCCGCGGTCGTGTTCGGCGACGTGGCATTGCCGTGGTACGTGCGTCAGAGCGACCGGCCTCTCGTGAGCTCGCGCGGGCACCTGTACGACCACATCGCGCTCAGCGTCGCCGATCTCGACGCCTGGGTCGCCAAACTGCGGAGCGAGCGTGTCACGTTTCTCGGAGAGCCTTACGAGCTCGGCGACACCCGCGCGGTGATGATCGAGGGGCCGAGCCGCGAAGCGCTGGAGCTGGTCGAGATCGCCTAA